The Hippoglossus hippoglossus isolate fHipHip1 chromosome 4, fHipHip1.pri, whole genome shotgun sequence DNA window ATaatgatttctgtgtatttgCAGCCTTGACATCATATCTAATGTCTGGTCTTCATTAAATTGTGATTCCTAGAACATACACAGTCGTGCTCGGTGTTGATTCCCTGTCAGCTAACGAGAGTACAAAGCAGGAATTCAGAGCTGTCAGATCCATTCCCCATCCCGGGTATGATAACCATGCAAATGACATCATGCTCCTGAAGGTGAGGACAGTTTCAATTGTTGTCTACAGCACTTTCACATTTTCAGTATTGTCTCTAGCTTGCACAAAATCCATAAAACCAgatgtattttctgtatttctcaATCATCAATCCCCTCATCTCAGCTGAACAGCAGAGCACAACTGAGTGCAGCAGTGCAGCTGATCTCTCTGAAAACAGGCAGggtggcaacaggaagtcgctGCCTCACAGCCGGCTGGGGGGACATAGGGGATGACAGAACCGAACCCAACACGCTTCAGGAAGTCAACGTAACCACGCTGTCACGGCGGACATGTCGTAGGAGATGGGGATCGGTTCCCGTCACTAGATCAATGGTTTGCGGTGTAGGAGCGAGAGTTTTTCAAGGCTTCTGCTCGGTGAGAATAATAAACGGGCTGGACATTGATCAAGCATAACtgaacacaggaaaaaaaagtatttttaaacacaCCTACTGTTAAGTGACAtgtatgttttctcttcaaGGGGGATTCAGGTGGCCCTCTGGTGtgtgatggagctgcagcaggcgTGGTCTCCTTCTCTGGCCAGCGATGCGGAAACCCCAAGACCCCTGATGTCTACACAAGTGTATCCTCCTTCGGGGACTGGATTAGGGAAGTGTTAAAAAAGAATTAGGCAAATCAGATTTACTGATAATTTGCCGGTGTGGATGATGGGGTTGTATTCTTCAAGACAAAGCAAACATGTGGTGCTACGTTGTTTAATATCTGTGCAGtgctgtggttttgtttttcagttggcactttttgttttgaaatgggTCACGCAAAATTCTTTACATCATACATTTTCAAAGTATACCAAACTGAACACGGA harbors:
- the LOC117760048 gene encoding serine protease 57-like isoform X1, whose translation is MYKTKSGRQIRGGTMAISFLLLLVFVLNGADGSHIVGGRDAAPHSRPYMASLQLRGRHNCGGALVREDFVLTAAHCKIRGTYTVVLGVDSLSANESTKQEFRAVRSIPHPGYDNHANDIMLLKLNSRAQLSAAVQLISLKTGRVATGSRCLTAGWGDIGDDRTEPNTLQEVNVTTLSRRTCRRRWGSVPVTRSMVCGVGARVFQGFCSGDSGGPLVCDGAAAGVVSFSGQRCGNPKTPDVYTSVSSFGDWIREVLKKN